One genomic window of Caballeronia sp. SBC1 includes the following:
- a CDS encoding dienelactone hydrolase family protein, translating into MSGQTIQVTAQDGGQFAAYLAKPAQGSGPGLVLLQEIFGINGYMKSMADRYAEEGYVVLVPDLFWRMKPGVELGYSDADFKEALGYNERLDEENAVNDIAATIAAIRALPEQAGKVGAIGYCLGGRLAMLAAARTDVDCAVSYYGVGLEAYTNKIPAIHCPMIFHFAENDVMTPAASREKIIAALKQKASIETYVYPGCDHAFATPEREHFDKPAAMMAYSRTMTLLRKVLGPVYDLNQLWEMHCYYEFGTRDVNAVMPTMVAQPYVNHVPTMTGGVGHDQLKRFYKYHFVDSNPADTRLIPVSRTIGSDRVVDEFVFCATHDREIDWLLPGLKPTGKYFEVPMLAVICFRGDKLYNEHIYWDQASVLVQIGALDPTGLPVAGIQTAKKMIDETLPTNTLMPNWASSEGKPV; encoded by the coding sequence ATGAGCGGTCAGACAATCCAGGTGACAGCGCAGGACGGCGGCCAGTTCGCGGCGTATCTCGCGAAGCCGGCACAAGGGTCGGGTCCCGGCCTCGTGTTGCTGCAGGAGATTTTCGGCATCAATGGGTATATGAAATCGATGGCCGACCGATATGCCGAGGAAGGTTATGTGGTGCTCGTTCCCGATTTATTCTGGCGCATGAAACCGGGCGTGGAGCTTGGCTACAGCGACGCGGATTTCAAGGAGGCGCTCGGTTACAACGAAAGGCTCGACGAGGAGAACGCGGTCAACGATATTGCCGCGACCATCGCTGCGATTCGCGCGTTGCCGGAGCAGGCGGGCAAGGTTGGCGCCATCGGCTATTGCCTGGGCGGCCGTCTTGCGATGCTCGCAGCCGCGCGCACCGACGTGGATTGCGCCGTGAGCTATTACGGCGTTGGACTCGAAGCCTACACGAACAAGATCCCGGCGATCCACTGCCCGATGATCTTCCATTTCGCCGAGAACGACGTGATGACACCGGCGGCATCGCGTGAAAAGATCATCGCGGCGCTGAAGCAAAAAGCGTCGATCGAAACCTATGTCTATCCGGGTTGCGATCACGCATTCGCCACGCCCGAGCGCGAGCACTTCGACAAACCCGCGGCCATGATGGCGTACTCGCGCACCATGACGTTGCTGCGTAAAGTGCTCGGCCCCGTGTACGACCTGAACCAGCTTTGGGAGATGCATTGCTACTACGAATTCGGCACGCGCGACGTCAACGCCGTGATGCCGACCATGGTGGCGCAGCCTTACGTCAACCACGTTCCCACGATGACCGGTGGTGTCGGCCACGATCAGCTCAAGCGTTTCTACAAGTACCATTTCGTCGATTCGAATCCGGCCGATACGCGGCTTATTCCGGTGTCGCGCACGATCGGCTCGGATCGTGTGGTCGACGAATTTGTGTTCTGCGCGACGCACGATCGGGAAATCGACTGGCTCTTGCCGGGTCTGAAACCAACCGGGAAATACTTCGAAGTGCCCATGCTGGCGGTCATCTGTTTTCGTGGCGACAAGCTGTACAACGAGCATATTTACTGGGACCAGGCCTCGGTGCTGGTACAGATCGGCGCGCTCGATCCGACAGGCTTGCCGGTCGCGGGCATTCAGACGGCGAAGAAAATGATCGATGAAACCTTGCCGACGAATACGTTGATGCCGAACTGGGCATCGAGTGAAGGCAAGCCGGTTTAA
- a CDS encoding aromatic ring-hydroxylating dioxygenase subunit alpha: MSDINPTASQVMDTSALYKRAQTDRVSPSLYNDPAIFEAELERIFYKTWIWVAHESELPKPGDFRTTTIGRQPVIVVRNKSGEINVLENRCRHRGATVCEQHKGNARGFTCPYHSWTYGLDGALRALPYGDGYEGIVDKTELPLKSLRVGIYHGLIFASFDQSIEPLEDFLGGAKPWIDLFMKQGAGFPVKANGEHKFKFKGNWKIQLENTTDLYHFPIVHKSWMKTIDDETAAAITSFMTSDKAFCRSLGNGHSLAVLVPEIVDLDEDNGAPIPTRYEALAESLAKDYPPHQVRRIVRSLMGVGFNLNLFPNLALSMAFFRVLRPISAEETEIRHVALGMDGGPEEANRARLRVHEHFQGPFGFGSPDDAEAWERVQRGSHAGPDVPILVNRGLNRETTAANGEKTAHATDETGMRAAYAKWRELMEQQ; encoded by the coding sequence ATGAGCGATATCAATCCCACGGCCTCTCAGGTCATGGATACAAGCGCGCTCTACAAACGCGCGCAAACCGACCGCGTTTCGCCTTCGCTTTATAACGATCCGGCGATCTTCGAAGCCGAACTCGAACGCATCTTCTACAAGACGTGGATCTGGGTTGCGCATGAAAGCGAACTGCCGAAGCCGGGCGACTTTCGTACCACGACCATCGGGCGCCAACCGGTGATCGTGGTCCGCAACAAGAGCGGTGAAATCAATGTGCTCGAAAACCGCTGCCGCCATCGGGGCGCGACCGTCTGCGAGCAGCACAAAGGCAACGCGCGCGGCTTTACCTGCCCGTATCACAGCTGGACCTACGGACTCGACGGTGCACTGCGCGCATTGCCTTATGGCGATGGCTACGAGGGTATCGTCGACAAGACCGAACTGCCGCTGAAGAGCCTGCGTGTCGGCATCTATCACGGACTGATTTTCGCGAGCTTCGATCAGTCGATCGAACCGCTGGAGGACTTCCTGGGCGGGGCGAAACCGTGGATCGACCTGTTCATGAAACAAGGCGCGGGATTCCCGGTCAAGGCGAATGGCGAACACAAGTTCAAGTTCAAGGGCAACTGGAAGATACAGTTGGAAAACACGACCGACCTGTATCACTTCCCCATCGTCCACAAGTCGTGGATGAAGACCATCGACGACGAAACCGCTGCTGCGATCACCAGCTTCATGACCAGCGACAAAGCATTTTGCCGCTCGCTCGGCAACGGCCATAGTCTCGCCGTCCTGGTTCCCGAGATTGTCGACCTGGATGAAGACAACGGTGCACCGATCCCGACACGCTACGAGGCGCTGGCAGAGTCCTTGGCGAAGGACTATCCGCCCCATCAAGTAAGACGAATCGTTCGCTCGCTGATGGGCGTTGGCTTCAACCTGAACCTGTTTCCGAACCTGGCGTTGTCGATGGCATTTTTTCGCGTCCTGCGGCCGATCTCGGCGGAGGAGACCGAGATCCGTCATGTGGCGCTCGGCATGGACGGCGGCCCCGAGGAAGCAAACCGCGCCCGCTTGCGTGTGCATGAACATTTCCAGGGCCCGTTTGGTTTTGGCAGCCCCGACGACGCCGAAGCGTGGGAGCGCGTGCAGCGCGGCTCGCATGCGGGACCCGACGTACCCATCCTCGTCAATCGCGGATTGAACCGCGAAACCACGGCGGCGAACGGCGAGAAAACGGCGCACGCCACCGACGAAACCGGCATGCGCGCCGCGTACGCAAAATGGCGCGAGCTGATGGAGCAGCAATAA
- a CDS encoding SDR family NAD(P)-dependent oxidoreductase, producing the protein MTDRVVLVTGAARGLGAVIARRFHASGYRVAIGDIAFNAAQELASELSADHSSAFALNLDVTSKDDFSAARDAILNKWQRIDALVNNAGASKVVPVMEITEEQFDHVINVNLRSVLFGCQVFGQHFADAGGGRIVNIASLAGQNGGSATGAHYAASKGGVITLTKVFARDLASRGVTVNAISPGPMDLPIVHESVPAEKLNAVIASIPGGRLGSADYVADVAVTLAAENAYFANGACWDVNGGLFMR; encoded by the coding sequence ATGACGGACAGGGTAGTCCTGGTAACAGGTGCGGCGCGAGGTCTGGGCGCAGTCATTGCGCGGCGCTTTCACGCATCGGGATATCGCGTGGCGATCGGCGATATTGCGTTCAACGCCGCGCAAGAACTGGCGAGCGAACTCAGCGCCGATCATTCAAGCGCGTTTGCGTTGAACCTCGACGTGACATCGAAGGACGATTTCAGCGCCGCGCGCGATGCGATCCTGAACAAGTGGCAACGCATTGACGCGTTGGTCAACAACGCGGGCGCCTCGAAGGTCGTGCCGGTAATGGAAATCACCGAGGAGCAATTCGATCACGTCATCAACGTGAATCTGCGCAGCGTGTTATTCGGCTGCCAGGTTTTCGGCCAGCATTTCGCCGATGCAGGCGGCGGGCGCATCGTTAATATCGCATCGCTCGCGGGGCAGAATGGCGGCTCTGCAACGGGCGCGCACTACGCGGCATCGAAGGGTGGCGTCATTACGCTCACCAAGGTCTTTGCGCGTGACCTCGCCTCGCGCGGCGTCACGGTCAACGCCATTTCGCCCGGCCCGATGGACTTGCCCATCGTTCATGAAAGCGTGCCCGCCGAGAAGTTGAACGCGGTCATTGCGAGCATTCCAGGCGGACGTCTTGGCTCGGCCGATTACGTCGCCGATGTGGCCGTCACGCTCGCCGCAGAGAATGCCTACTTTGCGAACGGGGCATGCTGGGATGTGAACGGCGGCTTGTTCATGCGCTGA
- a CDS encoding aromatic-ring-hydroxylating dioxygenase subunit beta — translation MDNTNALLMQPAFANAVQFIWREAEILDRKDYRAWLDLWSPDGFYVVPIDPLATDFAATLNYAYDDDTMRALRVQRLSSGYSPSVTDAARTVRTVSRFTMSSDSPDTVDVRSAQVVVAYKRGVSALFAADVEHRIDLSGDEPRIVQKVVRLIDSTDALNAIGFLL, via the coding sequence ATGGACAATACCAACGCCCTCCTCATGCAACCAGCGTTCGCGAATGCCGTGCAGTTCATCTGGCGTGAAGCCGAGATTCTGGACCGGAAGGATTATCGTGCATGGCTGGATCTGTGGTCGCCCGACGGGTTTTACGTGGTGCCCATCGACCCGCTTGCGACCGACTTCGCGGCCACGCTGAACTACGCCTACGACGATGACACCATGCGCGCATTGCGCGTGCAGCGGCTGAGTTCGGGCTACTCGCCGTCCGTCACGGACGCCGCCCGCACGGTACGCACTGTGTCGCGCTTCACGATGTCGAGTGACTCGCCGGACACAGTCGACGTGCGCAGCGCTCAGGTCGTCGTCGCCTACAAGCGCGGGGTCAGCGCGCTGTTCGCGGCGGACGTGGAGCATCGCATTGATCTATCCGGCGATGAGCCGCGCATTGTGCAGAAGGTCGTGAGGCTGATCGATTCCACCGACGCACTCAACGCGATCGGGTTTTTGCTCTAG
- a CDS encoding porin, with product MKTFGRTMFVVLAASSLYSTARAQSSVTLYGVLDGGLTFTTNQKGGQTYQQMSGITQGDRWGFRGSEDLGGGLHAVFVLENGFSIANGTLGQSGLMFGRQAYVGLASDQFGSVTLGRQYDEMVENVSPITTDQWSVLFEHPGDNDNTNRGFRVNNTVKYTSPVLGGAQVTAMYAPGGQSGSIALDSVWSVGAHYQTSGLYVGSAYTHVDHPSALATGTFWTTANSADGAYALASHAYDVFGAGASYQFGAAKIGGAFTQSTFKGGFETQDVTFRNYELNASYRFTPAVLLGAAFVYTDGKVDAGDTHPRYEQADLFLDYSLSKRTDVYLMGTGQRANGSAKFAQVSQFLSASSTNEQATIALGMRHRF from the coding sequence ATGAAAACATTTGGACGAACGATGTTCGTGGTGCTTGCCGCATCATCGCTCTACAGCACCGCACGCGCGCAATCGAGCGTGACTCTGTACGGCGTACTCGACGGCGGCCTGACGTTCACGACGAATCAGAAGGGCGGCCAGACGTATCAGCAGATGAGCGGCATTACGCAGGGGGATCGATGGGGATTCAGGGGAAGCGAAGATCTTGGAGGCGGCCTGCATGCCGTGTTCGTGCTCGAAAACGGCTTTTCGATCGCAAACGGCACGCTCGGCCAGAGTGGCCTGATGTTCGGCCGTCAAGCCTATGTCGGACTTGCAAGCGATCAGTTCGGCAGCGTCACACTGGGGCGCCAGTACGATGAAATGGTCGAAAACGTATCGCCGATCACGACCGACCAATGGAGCGTGCTGTTCGAGCATCCTGGTGATAATGACAACACCAATCGTGGTTTTCGCGTCAACAACACGGTCAAGTACACCTCGCCAGTCCTTGGCGGCGCGCAGGTGACGGCGATGTACGCGCCGGGTGGTCAGTCGGGCTCCATTGCACTCGACAGTGTGTGGAGCGTAGGCGCGCACTATCAGACGAGTGGCTTGTATGTGGGTTCGGCGTACACGCACGTCGATCATCCGTCTGCGCTCGCCACGGGCACATTCTGGACCACCGCGAACAGCGCGGATGGCGCCTACGCGTTGGCTTCGCACGCCTACGATGTGTTCGGTGCTGGTGCGAGCTACCAGTTTGGAGCGGCGAAGATCGGTGGCGCCTTCACGCAGTCAACTTTCAAAGGCGGCTTCGAGACGCAGGACGTGACGTTTCGCAATTATGAACTGAACGCATCGTATCGCTTCACGCCCGCAGTGCTGCTAGGTGCGGCCTTTGTCTACACCGACGGCAAGGTCGATGCCGGCGACACGCATCCTCGCTACGAGCAGGCCGATCTTTTTCTCGATTACAGCTTGTCGAAGCGCACGGATGTGTATCTCATGGGAACCGGGCAGCGCGCCAACGGCTCGGCCAAGTTTGCGCAGGTCAGCCAGTTTCTGAGCGCGTCGAGTACCAATGAGCAGGCGACGATTGCGCTAGGCATGAGGCACAGGTTCTGA
- a CDS encoding amidase, whose protein sequence is MNEFISEFMLGDADGPSIALKDTIDVAGYPTTAASRALLDAPPAQSHAEVVDRLLVQGWRVVGKTNMHELAFGMTGINDFTGTPENPQDETRIPGGSSSGSAAAVGLHLSCAALGTDTGGSVRGPAACCGVIGMKPTFGRVSRRGVAPAQSTLDCVGPFAREMLTLIDVMAAIAPGFNEHVANTVPPSSIRIGIVSADATREINDAVANAPSLAGFTSQGIELLNLRAAFDAGLTVINAETWAAFGHLLNTGKLGADLDARLRMASKTTEADLAVAESVRARFTAEVDHALQNVDVIVLPTLPALPITLEAARNGTPVIAMSSLIRPFNLSGHPALSLPLPIAGSPLRAGLQIVGRKGEDELVCALAARFEACFEAYSEGMFVQ, encoded by the coding sequence ATGAACGAATTCATCAGCGAATTTATGCTTGGCGACGCCGACGGGCCGAGCATTGCGCTCAAGGACACCATCGACGTCGCGGGGTATCCGACTACGGCGGCGAGCCGCGCGTTGTTGGACGCGCCTCCGGCGCAGAGTCACGCTGAAGTGGTGGACCGCTTGCTCGTGCAGGGTTGGCGCGTGGTCGGCAAAACCAACATGCACGAACTGGCGTTCGGCATGACCGGCATCAACGACTTCACCGGCACGCCCGAGAATCCGCAGGACGAAACGCGTATTCCGGGCGGTTCGTCAAGCGGCTCGGCTGCAGCGGTCGGGTTGCATCTGTCGTGCGCGGCGCTGGGCACCGACACAGGCGGCTCGGTGCGTGGTCCCGCTGCCTGCTGCGGCGTGATCGGCATGAAGCCGACGTTCGGGCGCGTGTCGCGACGCGGCGTGGCGCCGGCACAAAGCACGCTCGATTGCGTCGGACCGTTTGCGCGCGAGATGCTGACATTGATCGATGTGATGGCGGCTATCGCGCCCGGCTTTAATGAACACGTGGCGAACACGGTGCCGCCGTCATCGATCAGGATCGGCATAGTGTCCGCCGATGCAACCCGTGAAATCAACGACGCCGTGGCGAACGCTCCGTCGCTCGCGGGCTTCACATCGCAGGGCATCGAGTTGCTCAACCTGCGCGCCGCGTTCGATGCGGGCCTGACCGTGATCAACGCCGAAACGTGGGCCGCGTTCGGGCATCTGCTCAATACGGGCAAGCTCGGTGCAGATCTGGATGCACGCTTGCGGATGGCGTCGAAGACGACAGAGGCTGATCTTGCCGTTGCTGAATCGGTGCGCGCCCGCTTTACCGCGGAGGTCGATCATGCATTGCAGAACGTCGATGTCATCGTGCTGCCGACACTCCCCGCACTACCGATTACACTGGAGGCGGCGAGAAACGGTACGCCGGTGATCGCCATGTCGTCGTTGATCCGGCCATTTAATCTCAGCGGTCATCCAGCGCTCAGCCTGCCCTTGCCGATTGCCGGTTCGCCCCTGCGAGCAGGTTTGCAGATCGTCGGACGCAAGGGTGAGGACGAACTCGTTTGCGCTCTCGCCGCGCGTTTTGAAGCTTGTTTTGAAGCTTATTCTGAAGGTATGTTCGTTCAATGA
- a CDS encoding GntR family transcriptional regulator encodes MKIVDAPIESAESRGNPSAPLGHQQLSQLVTSRLREKILSGQLEPGHRLVEGRIAEDLGVSRVPVREALRALGAEGLVEIRPRLGAVVASLEASAAREMIQIRATLEGLNARLAAEHRTPELIAKIEQVLDVGRKQIESGEVDGLQDLNSRFHDLLYTAGANSMLSDLMRSLRERTRRLFFATTEEEIRRTWDEHSAILRAVQSGDGALAALLAERHVMRAAQYYLSKV; translated from the coding sequence ATGAAAATCGTCGATGCACCTATCGAGAGTGCGGAATCGCGGGGTAATCCAAGCGCGCCGCTCGGGCACCAGCAGCTCTCGCAACTCGTCACGTCCCGGCTGCGGGAAAAGATCCTGTCCGGGCAACTGGAACCAGGCCATCGTCTGGTCGAAGGTCGCATAGCCGAGGACCTTGGCGTCTCGCGCGTTCCCGTCCGCGAAGCCTTGCGCGCGCTCGGCGCCGAGGGCCTTGTCGAAATCCGGCCGCGTCTCGGCGCAGTGGTGGCGTCACTCGAAGCGTCCGCAGCGCGCGAAATGATCCAGATCCGCGCTACGCTTGAAGGGCTGAACGCCCGTTTGGCCGCGGAACATCGCACACCTGAACTCATCGCCAAGATCGAACAGGTGCTCGATGTTGGGCGCAAGCAGATCGAATCCGGTGAAGTGGACGGCCTGCAGGATCTTAATTCGCGGTTCCACGATCTCCTGTACACGGCTGGCGCAAATTCGATGCTCTCCGATCTCATGCGCTCATTGCGCGAGCGTACTCGCAGGTTGTTTTTTGCCACGACCGAAGAGGAAATCCGTCGCACATGGGACGAGCACTCGGCAATCCTGCGCGCGGTGCAATCGGGCGACGGCGCCCTGGCCGCATTGCTGGCCGAACGACATGTCATGCGGGCCGCTCAGTATTACTTGAGCAAAGTATAA
- a CDS encoding glucosidase, producing MPPLRAINLLQSREGARLHGPELDQWRRWGPYLSERQWGTVREDYSEHGTAWDYFPHDHARSRMYRWGEDGIAGFGNDPLDWCVSLALWNGHDPILKERLFGLTNEQGNHGEDVKELYFYLDGTPTHSYMKMLYKYPHDAYPYQDLIDENLRRGADQPEYEILDTGVFDDDRYFDVCVEYAKHTPDDIVMRVTVENRADQRAALHVLPQFWARNRWAWSGKPGKPSLKLEPNAREGARVIAHNPAHAPALRTMIVTASAQQPIEWLFCENETNMRRIFGFEGAGPGPFKDGFNDYLIDGDEHAIRRDGGTRAAAHTCLELAPHERSVLYLRWRPETSSTVALDAALIDMEALFARRLAEADEFYAALQHDIADADARLVQRQALAGMLWSKQYYQFDVTRWHDGDPGQPKPPRARRRGRNADWRHMCNGDIVSMPDKWEYPWYASWDLAFHAAAFAMIDPDFAKKQLLLLVKERYMHPNGQLPAYEWAFGDANPPVHAWATWRVYELDREVTGVGDHEFLEVMFHKLLLNFSWWVNRKDADDRNIFQGGFLGLDNVGIFDRSSPLPTGGRIDQADGTAWMASYALDLMQIGLELAMTNNAYVEIAVKFFEHFLYIAEAVSCSEGCNTGLWEEQDEFFYDVLHLPDGTRVPMRIRSIVGLIPLFAVHVLEERVYGHLPGLRERLAWFLEHRPNLAKLVSRWTEPGKGNTTLLSMLRGHRMKALLQRALDENEFLSEHGLRALSRVHRDAPYLFDHDGVDFCIKYEPAESDSRAFGGNSNWRGPVWMPVNYLLIESLYEFYRYYGDEFRVEYPTGSGNSFSLSEIADDLARRVTTLFLKDAYGVRPVMAAYPLLQADPRSQYLVLFHEYFHGDNGRGVGASHQTGWSGLVALLLQPRMMKLSHVAPDAASMTAPVAEDTAPAMAR from the coding sequence ATGCCACCGCTACGCGCAATCAATCTTCTCCAGTCGAGGGAAGGTGCCCGGCTTCACGGTCCGGAACTCGATCAATGGCGCCGCTGGGGACCTTATTTGAGCGAGCGGCAATGGGGCACTGTTCGCGAGGACTACAGCGAACACGGCACTGCATGGGACTATTTTCCACACGATCATGCGCGCAGCCGCATGTACCGCTGGGGTGAGGACGGCATTGCCGGATTCGGCAACGACCCGCTCGACTGGTGCGTATCGCTCGCGCTCTGGAACGGACACGATCCGATCCTCAAGGAACGGCTTTTCGGGTTAACGAATGAGCAAGGCAATCACGGCGAGGACGTAAAGGAGCTCTACTTCTATCTTGACGGCACGCCGACGCATTCGTACATGAAGATGCTGTACAAGTATCCTCACGACGCATACCCGTACCAGGATCTGATCGACGAAAATCTGCGGCGCGGCGCCGATCAACCCGAATATGAAATCCTCGATACCGGCGTGTTCGACGATGACCGCTACTTCGACGTCTGCGTCGAGTATGCGAAGCACACACCCGACGATATCGTGATGCGCGTTACCGTCGAAAACCGCGCGGATCAACGCGCGGCGCTTCATGTGTTGCCGCAATTCTGGGCGCGCAACAGATGGGCGTGGTCGGGCAAGCCCGGCAAGCCGTCGCTCAAGCTGGAGCCGAATGCACGGGAAGGCGCACGCGTCATTGCACATAACCCCGCACACGCTCCCGCGCTCAGAACAATGATCGTGACGGCGTCGGCGCAGCAGCCGATCGAGTGGCTCTTCTGCGAAAACGAAACGAATATGCGCCGCATTTTTGGCTTCGAAGGAGCGGGTCCGGGGCCATTCAAGGACGGCTTCAACGACTACCTCATCGACGGCGACGAGCACGCAATCCGGCGCGACGGGGGCACCCGCGCCGCCGCGCATACCTGCCTGGAGCTCGCGCCTCATGAGCGCTCGGTGCTGTATTTGCGCTGGCGTCCGGAAACTTCCTCAACTGTGGCTCTGGACGCCGCGCTGATCGACATGGAAGCGCTCTTTGCGCGCCGGCTGGCGGAGGCCGACGAATTCTATGCGGCGCTTCAGCACGACATCGCCGACGCTGATGCAAGGCTCGTGCAGCGTCAGGCGCTCGCCGGCATGCTATGGAGTAAGCAGTACTACCAATTTGATGTGACACGCTGGCACGACGGCGACCCTGGCCAACCGAAGCCACCGAGAGCACGCAGGCGCGGCCGCAACGCGGACTGGCGGCACATGTGCAATGGCGACATCGTGTCGATGCCTGACAAGTGGGAGTACCCATGGTACGCGTCGTGGGACCTCGCATTTCATGCGGCCGCGTTTGCCATGATCGATCCCGACTTCGCGAAGAAGCAGTTGCTGCTGCTCGTGAAGGAACGCTACATGCATCCGAACGGGCAATTGCCCGCGTACGAGTGGGCATTCGGCGATGCGAATCCGCCGGTTCATGCGTGGGCAACGTGGCGTGTGTACGAACTCGACCGCGAGGTGACCGGCGTTGGCGATCACGAGTTTCTCGAAGTCATGTTCCACAAACTACTGCTTAATTTCTCGTGGTGGGTCAACCGCAAGGACGCCGACGATCGCAACATTTTTCAGGGTGGTTTTCTCGGGCTCGACAACGTTGGCATCTTCGACCGGTCTTCGCCGCTGCCGACCGGTGGCCGCATCGATCAGGCCGATGGCACGGCATGGATGGCCTCCTACGCGCTCGACCTCATGCAGATCGGGCTCGAACTGGCGATGACGAACAACGCGTACGTAGAAATCGCGGTGAAGTTCTTTGAGCACTTTCTGTATATCGCGGAAGCGGTCAGTTGCAGCGAAGGCTGCAACACAGGGTTATGGGAAGAACAGGACGAATTTTTCTACGACGTATTGCACCTTCCGGACGGCACCCGTGTGCCCATGCGCATTCGTTCGATCGTCGGGCTGATTCCGCTCTTCGCCGTTCACGTGCTCGAGGAGCGGGTGTACGGTCATCTTCCGGGATTGCGCGAACGGCTGGCCTGGTTCCTTGAGCATCGGCCGAATCTGGCAAAGCTGGTGTCGCGCTGGACCGAACCCGGCAAGGGCAACACCACGTTGCTGTCGATGTTGCGCGGACACCGGATGAAAGCACTGCTGCAACGCGCGCTCGATGAAAACGAGTTTCTCTCCGAGCACGGCTTGCGGGCGCTGTCCCGTGTGCATCGCGATGCACCGTACCTCTTCGACCATGACGGCGTGGACTTCTGCATCAAATACGAACCGGCCGAATCGGACTCGCGCGCGTTCGGCGGCAATTCGAACTGGCGCGGGCCGGTCTGGATGCCGGTCAACTACTTGCTGATCGAGTCGCTGTACGAGTTCTATCGATACTACGGCGATGAGTTTCGCGTCGAATATCCGACGGGATCGGGCAACAGCTTTTCGCTAAGTGAGATTGCTGACGATCTGGCACGGCGCGTCACCACGCTCTTTCTCAAAGATGCATACGGCGTGCGCCCCGTCATGGCGGCCTATCCGCTGCTCCAGGCCGACCCGCGTTCGCAGTATCTCGTCCTGTTCCATGAGTACTTTCATGGCGACAACGGACGCGGCGTTGGTGCTTCGCATCAGACCGGCTGGAGCGGGCTCGTCGCGTTGCTGCTTCAGCCGCGCATGATGAAGCTGTCTCATGTGGCGCCTGATGCCGCATCAATGACCGCACCAGTGGCCGAAGACACCGCACCGGCGATGGCGCGCTAG
- a CDS encoding SDR family oxidoreductase, whose amino-acid sequence MQIEDSVAFVSGANRGLGARFVASLLEGGARKVYAAARDGGTVETGDSRVIPITLDITDPVQVAQAAAIAGDVTLLINNAGINRLDRAILPRDDSAARAEMEVNYFGTLSMCRAFTPALIANRGAVVNMLSILARVGLPMMGSLCASKAAALRMTECLRAELAEHHVRVLGVLPGAIDTDMSRDFPPPKLSVTEVDDAVFAALANGPDEVYVGAMAQGVSAGLAADRDAVQKQFAGYL is encoded by the coding sequence ATGCAGATTGAAGATTCCGTCGCCTTCGTATCAGGCGCCAATCGCGGCTTGGGCGCGCGCTTTGTCGCGAGCCTGCTCGAAGGCGGCGCGCGCAAGGTGTATGCCGCCGCGCGCGATGGCGGCACGGTTGAGACGGGCGATTCACGGGTTATCCCGATCACGCTCGACATCACGGACCCCGTGCAGGTGGCGCAAGCGGCGGCAATAGCAGGCGATGTCACGCTGCTGATCAACAACGCCGGCATTAACCGGCTCGATCGGGCCATTCTTCCCCGCGACGACTCCGCTGCCCGCGCCGAAATGGAAGTGAACTACTTCGGCACGCTCAGCATGTGCCGCGCGTTCACGCCCGCGTTGATCGCCAATCGCGGCGCGGTCGTGAACATGCTGTCTATTCTCGCGCGCGTCGGGTTGCCCATGATGGGTTCCCTGTGTGCGTCGAAGGCGGCGGCGTTGCGCATGACGGAATGCCTGCGTGCAGAACTCGCGGAACATCATGTGCGGGTGCTCGGCGTACTGCCCGGCGCTATCGATACCGACATGAGCCGTGACTTTCCGCCGCCTAAGCTTTCGGTAACCGAAGTGGACGACGCCGTGTTCGCCGCGCTCGCGAATGGTCCCGACGAGGTGTATGTTGGCGCCATGGCGCAAGGCGTCAGTGCGGGTCTCGCAGCCGATCGCGATGCGGTGCAGAAGCAGTTCGCGGGCTATCTTTGA
- a CDS encoding nuclear transport factor 2 family protein: MNETLADLTARLAVLEAERAVRRTMMRYMALCDVPSGGRPHETLAELFSEDAIWEGVGPQYAEKFGALTGREAIIGMLARYLPPTLHFSVNTHFMASETIDVDAFAMHAAGRWIMLQASGYAAGGAELVSARLDVDFVPAADGRRWLIRHFRTQRLFDAPWQVHPSTPSP, encoded by the coding sequence ATGAACGAGACCCTGGCCGATCTGACTGCCCGGCTCGCCGTGCTCGAGGCTGAGCGCGCAGTACGCCGGACCATGATGCGATACATGGCGCTTTGCGATGTGCCATCGGGCGGCCGGCCGCACGAGACACTCGCTGAGCTATTCAGCGAAGACGCCATATGGGAAGGCGTCGGTCCCCAGTACGCAGAGAAGTTCGGCGCGCTCACCGGCCGCGAAGCGATCATCGGCATGCTGGCGCGCTATCTGCCGCCTACGCTGCATTTCAGTGTGAACACGCACTTCATGGCATCGGAGACTATCGATGTCGATGCTTTCGCAATGCATGCCGCCGGGCGCTGGATCATGTTGCAGGCATCGGGCTATGCGGCGGGCGGGGCCGAGCTGGTATCGGCGAGACTTGATGTGGATTTCGTGCCGGCTGCCGATGGCCGGCGCTGGCTCATCAGGCATTTCCGCACGCAACGCCTGTTCGATGCGCCCTGGCAGGTCCATCCCTCCACACCCAGCCCTTAG